A region of Sulfurimonas sp. DNA encodes the following proteins:
- a CDS encoding PBP1A family penicillin-binding protein: MIKTKNILFTILLLGFLSPFLVLGYFLMAYNYDISTLTNYKPEVTTKIYDKNGEKIANIFNKKHRYYATFSQIPPKIIEALVAIEDTTFFEHPGINIDAIFRATIKVIRAGRAVEGASTITQQLVKNVLLTREKKLSRKIKEAIFALKLENALSKEQILECYLNEIYYGHGYYGIKTAADGYFHKKLDDLTLKEMAILVGLPKAPSTYAPTKNYEISMGRANRVITRMYTLGWIDEIEYQEALFETPEVFNDTLTQNKAPFIVDEVTRRTRALGVNDIKTGGYEIYTTVDLRLQNAARVALKNAYDLSLERIEAYKLKDQKILLTDPTWEVAGDTNTTLLNGALVSLDSKTGNILALVGSIDYKVSSYNRATQGRRQPGSAFKPFIYQVAVDLGYSGATKLIDIARTYKYEKDGEELKWQPRNYEKNYKGLISLREALIHSRNLATINLVNDIGLPQLLREFKKFGIKNLPNDLSISLGTISLSPLQLAKYYTSFANHGMQITPHLITSIDKGGNTLYEKQEETYFITEPTQAYIMTTILRDVVNRGTGRRARARGIELAGKTGTTNNNVDGWFAGYSPTVETIVWFGNDDNTPMHRWETGGKIAGPAFSQFYQSLLKLYPQIQRKFIAPEGIIEVEVDGKKEYFSDISKPPRIENQVNPEAELLF, encoded by the coding sequence ATGATAAAAACGAAAAATATATTATTTACTATTTTGTTACTTGGATTTTTATCTCCATTTTTAGTTTTAGGTTATTTTTTAATGGCATACAATTATGATATATCCACTTTAACAAACTATAAACCAGAGGTTACGACAAAAATTTACGATAAAAATGGCGAAAAAATAGCAAATATTTTCAACAAAAAACATAGATATTATGCAACTTTTTCTCAAATACCACCAAAAATAATTGAAGCACTTGTTGCCATTGAAGATACAACTTTTTTTGAGCATCCAGGGATAAATATAGATGCTATTTTTCGTGCTACAATAAAAGTTATACGAGCAGGAAGAGCAGTTGAAGGTGCAAGCACAATTACTCAACAGTTAGTAAAAAATGTACTTTTAACAAGAGAGAAAAAACTCTCACGCAAGATAAAAGAGGCTATATTTGCTTTAAAACTTGAAAATGCTTTAAGTAAAGAGCAGATACTAGAGTGCTACTTAAATGAGATATATTATGGTCATGGATATTACGGTATAAAAACAGCGGCAGATGGATATTTTCATAAAAAACTAGATGATTTAACTCTTAAAGAGATGGCTATTTTAGTTGGACTTCCAAAAGCACCAAGTACATATGCTCCAACAAAAAATTATGAAATTTCAATGGGCAGAGCAAATCGTGTTATAACTAGAATGTATACACTTGGTTGGATAGATGAGATAGAATATCAAGAAGCTTTATTTGAAACACCTGAAGTGTTTAATGATACTCTTACTCAAAATAAAGCCCCATTTATAGTTGATGAAGTTACAAGAAGGACTCGTGCTTTAGGTGTAAATGATATTAAAACAGGTGGATATGAGATATATACAACTGTTGATCTTAGACTTCAAAATGCAGCAAGAGTAGCACTTAAAAATGCTTATGATTTATCTTTAGAGCGTATTGAAGCTTATAAGCTCAAAGATCAAAAAATACTTTTAACAGATCCAACATGGGAAGTCGCAGGAGATACAAATACGACACTTTTAAATGGAGCGCTTGTTTCTCTTGATTCTAAAACTGGAAATATTTTGGCTCTTGTTGGTAGTATTGATTATAAAGTCTCATCATACAATCGTGCAACTCAAGGAAGAAGACAACCAGGGTCTGCTTTTAAACCTTTTATCTATCAAGTAGCAGTTGATTTGGGTTATTCTGGAGCTACTAAACTTATTGATATTGCAAGAACATATAAGTATGAAAAAGATGGTGAAGAGTTAAAATGGCAACCAAGAAATTATGAAAAAAATTATAAAGGTCTTATAAGTTTAAGAGAAGCCTTGATTCACTCACGAAACTTGGCTACTATCAACCTTGTAAACGATATTGGTTTACCACAACTCTTAAGAGAGTTTAAAAAATTTGGTATTAAAAACTTACCAAATGATCTTTCTATTTCACTAGGGACAATCTCTCTCTCACCTCTTCAACTTGCAAAATATTACACTTCATTTGCAAATCATGGAATGCAAATCACACCACATCTAATTACTTCAATAGATAAAGGTGGGAATACACTTTATGAAAAACAAGAAGAAACATATTTTATAACTGAGCCAACTCAAGCCTATATAATGACAACTATCTTAAGAGATGTGGTTAATCGTGGAACAGGTAGGAGAGCAAGAGCAAGAGGTATTGAGCTTGCTGGTAAAACTGGAACAACTAATAATAATGTAGATGGTTGGTTTGCAGGTTACTCCCCAACTGTTGAAACAATTGTTTGGTTTGGAAATGATGATAATACCCCGATGCACAGATGGGAAACAGGTGGTAAAATAGCAGGTCCTGCATTTTCACAGTTTTATCAAAGTCTTTTAAAATTATACCCTCAAATACAAAGAAAATTTATTGCTCCTGAGGGAATTATAGAAGTGGAAGTTGATGGAAAAAAAGAGTATTTTAGCGATATTTCTAAACCGCCACGCATAGAAAATCAAGTAAATCCAGAAGCGGAGTTGTTATTTTGA
- a CDS encoding HAMP domain-containing sensor histidine kinase, with translation MEDENQKLIDEIIVLSRLSSHRLREQTHRLIEIYQNQKKKTQKVQKNNSIFLKQIDKRSVVVQASSSKKDKLLSQQSKMATMGEMMDAVAHQWKQPLNSLSMMNDMLEDDFKDGVVDSNYIRDLTQTSQMQIAHMVNTLNEFRTFFRPSKENADFSVADCIQSVEILMKDELIKNNINLNIEIEDNLSIYGLTNEFKHLFLNLISNSIDAFNEKALKDTATHNIKNRTINIKTYIEKNKNIIDFSDNALGIPEHIIADIFKPNVTTKEDGKGTGIGLYMSSQIVKKHAGTISVINTDIGALFTITIKN, from the coding sequence ATGGAAGATGAAAATCAAAAACTCATTGATGAAATCATTGTTCTTTCAAGGCTCTCTAGCCATAGGCTTAGAGAGCAAACTCATCGTCTTATAGAAATCTATCAAAACCAAAAAAAGAAAACTCAAAAGGTTCAAAAGAACAACTCTATTTTTTTAAAACAAATAGATAAGCGCTCTGTCGTTGTTCAAGCATCTAGCAGTAAAAAAGACAAACTACTTTCTCAACAATCAAAAATGGCTACTATGGGAGAAATGATGGATGCCGTAGCACATCAATGGAAACAACCTTTAAACTCTCTAAGCATGATGAACGATATGTTAGAAGATGATTTTAAAGATGGGGTAGTTGATAGTAACTATATCAGAGATTTAACACAAACTTCACAAATGCAAATAGCTCACATGGTAAATACGCTAAATGAATTTAGAACTTTTTTTAGACCTTCCAAAGAAAATGCAGATTTTTCTGTTGCTGATTGTATACAGAGTGTTGAGATACTAATGAAAGATGAATTAATTAAGAACAATATAAATCTAAATATAGAGATTGAAGATAATCTTAGCATCTATGGTCTTACAAATGAGTTTAAACATCTTTTTTTAAATCTTATAAGTAACAGCATAGATGCTTTTAATGAAAAAGCCCTAAAGGATACCGCTACGCATAATATCAAAAATAGAACTATTAATATAAAAACATATATAGAAAAAAACAAAAACATTATAGACTTTAGCGATAATGCACTTGGTATCCCAGAGCATATTATAGCTGATATATTTAAGCCAAATGTAACAACAAAAGAAGATGGTAAAGGTACTGGGATAGGACTTTACATGAGTTCGCAAATAGTTAAAAAACACGCTGGAACAATAAGCGTTATAAATACCGATATAGGTGCCCTTTTTACAATAACTATTAAAAATTAG
- the leuA gene encoding 2-isopropylmalate synthase: MNQGKYKPYPQIDLPNRVWPTKIITQAPLWCSVDLRDGNQALINPMNITKKLELFALLLKLGFKEIEVGFPSASKVEFDFLRRLVDDNLIPDDVTIQVLVQAREHLIAKSFEALKGVKKATVHLYNSTSTAQRKIVFNKTQQEIVKLALEGVKLVKKYEQLHDGEIFLEYSPESFTGTELEFAVEISNAVTKEWGISDNRKVIINLPATVEMATPNIYADQIEWMAAHLNNRENVIISTHTHNDRGTSVAATELALLAGADRVEGTLLSNGERTGNVDIITLALNMTTQGVDSKLDFTNINEVLDVVERCTEIETHFRHPYVGELVYTAFSGSHQDAINKGLAYQKNKDDEFWEVPYLPIDPQDVGRTYESIIRINSQSGKGGVAFILEKNFGYSLPKAMHPEIGKLVQGSTEVEGRELDAKEILEIFKDTYFKVQEHISFVDFRVKSDNKISSCSLTYSYKGVNIIASGEGNGPIDACKNALMKDYKNEFTINSYSEHSCGDKSSASAVAYIEIQTKETLSCYGVGRDNDIATASIKAMFCALNRAFN, translated from the coding sequence ATGAATCAAGGTAAATATAAACCTTATCCGCAAATTGATTTGCCAAATCGTGTTTGGCCAACTAAAATAATTACCCAAGCTCCATTATGGTGCAGTGTAGATTTACGAGATGGAAATCAAGCACTAATCAATCCTATGAATATTACTAAAAAACTTGAACTTTTCGCACTCTTATTAAAACTTGGATTTAAAGAAATTGAAGTTGGTTTTCCATCTGCTTCAAAAGTAGAATTTGATTTTTTACGCCGTTTGGTTGATGATAATCTTATACCCGATGATGTCACAATTCAGGTATTGGTTCAAGCAAGAGAGCATTTAATTGCTAAGAGTTTTGAAGCATTAAAAGGTGTAAAAAAAGCAACTGTGCATCTATACAATTCAACTTCTACTGCTCAAAGAAAGATAGTTTTTAATAAAACTCAACAAGAGATAGTTAAGCTTGCATTAGAAGGTGTTAAGTTAGTAAAAAAATATGAACAACTTCATGATGGAGAAATATTTTTAGAATACTCACCAGAGAGTTTTACCGGTACAGAGTTAGAATTTGCAGTAGAAATTTCAAATGCTGTAACGAAAGAATGGGGTATTAGTGATAATAGAAAAGTTATCATAAACCTTCCTGCAACTGTTGAAATGGCAACTCCAAATATCTACGCCGACCAGATAGAGTGGATGGCCGCTCACTTAAATAATAGAGAAAATGTCATCATCTCAACTCACACGCATAATGACAGAGGAACTTCTGTTGCAGCAACTGAGTTAGCACTTTTAGCTGGAGCGGACAGAGTTGAAGGAACACTTTTAAGCAATGGAGAGAGAACAGGAAATGTTGACATCATTACTTTAGCTTTAAATATGACAACTCAGGGAGTTGATTCTAAACTTGATTTTACAAATATAAATGAAGTTTTAGATGTTGTAGAAAGATGTACAGAGATAGAGACTCACTTTCGCCACCCTTATGTTGGAGAGTTGGTTTATACTGCATTTTCAGGTTCACACCAAGATGCAATTAACAAAGGCTTAGCTTACCAAAAAAATAAAGATGATGAGTTCTGGGAAGTTCCATACTTACCGATAGACCCACAAGATGTTGGAAGAACTTATGAGAGTATCATTCGTATAAACTCACAATCTGGAAAAGGTGGAGTAGCTTTTATACTAGAGAAAAACTTTGGTTATTCTCTACCAAAAGCAATGCATCCAGAAATTGGAAAACTTGTTCAAGGTAGTACCGAGGTTGAAGGTAGAGAGCTAGATGCTAAAGAAATTTTAGAAATATTTAAAGATACTTATTTTAAAGTCCAAGAACATATCTCTTTTGTTGATTTTAGAGTAAAGTCTGATAATAAGATTTCTAGTTGTTCTTTAACTTACAGCTATAAGGGAGTAAATATTATAGCATCTGGAGAAGGTAACGGACCTATAGATGCTTGTAAAAATGCTCTTATGAAAGACTATAAAAATGAGTTTACTATAAACTCCTACTCTGAACATTCTTGCGGAGATAAAAGTTCAGCCTCAGCTGTCGCATATATAGAGATTCAGACAAAAGAAACTCTATCTTGTTATGGAGTTGGCAGAGATAATGACATAGCAACTGCATCTATAAAAGCTATGTTTTGTGCATTAAATAGAGCTTTTAATTAA
- the glnA gene encoding type I glutamate--ammonia ligase has translation MGKFVNNTEEFFTFCEENDVQFVDFRFTDLKGAWHHISYRMSFVNAGQLEGGLPFDGSSVEAWQPINKSDMLLKPEVGTAFLDPFTADPTVIVICDVYDIYKDQAYERCPRSIAKASLKHAESIGIADTAYFGPENEFFLFDNITFVDNINEAGYKVDTEEGGWNSNTEYKDMYNTGHRPGTKGGYFPVAPTDSAVDMRAEMMQILEQVGLEVMLGHHEVAQGQHELGIVFSDIIGAADNVQIYKYVVKMVAHLNGKTATFMPKPLYGDNGNGMHVHQSLWKDGKNLFYAPGEYANLSTMAKNYTGGIFKHAAAVSAFTNPTTNSYKRLLPGFEAPSILTYSSQNRSAACRIPYGAGEMATRIEMRFPDSTACPYLAFAVMMMAGLDGIKEQTVPVGPMDEDLFELSLDEIREKKIPQMPHTLREALEGLIGDNDFLKPVFTQEFINAYQHYRFERDVWPDEGRPTAYEFKTTYQC, from the coding sequence ATGGGAAAATTTGTTAATAATACAGAAGAGTTTTTTACTTTTTGTGAAGAAAATGATGTTCAATTTGTAGACTTTAGATTTACAGATCTTAAAGGTGCATGGCACCATATCAGTTACAGAATGAGCTTTGTTAATGCTGGTCAACTTGAGGGTGGATTACCATTTGATGGTTCTTCAGTAGAAGCATGGCAGCCAATCAACAAATCAGACATGTTACTTAAACCTGAAGTTGGTACTGCATTTTTAGATCCATTTACTGCTGATCCAACGGTTATCGTAATTTGTGATGTTTATGACATTTACAAAGATCAAGCTTATGAAAGATGTCCTCGTTCAATCGCTAAAGCGTCACTTAAGCATGCTGAATCAATTGGTATTGCTGATACAGCTTACTTTGGACCTGAAAATGAATTCTTTCTTTTTGACAATATAACTTTCGTTGATAATATCAATGAAGCTGGTTATAAAGTTGATACTGAAGAAGGTGGCTGGAACTCTAATACTGAGTATAAAGATATGTACAATACTGGTCATAGACCAGGAACTAAAGGTGGTTACTTTCCAGTAGCACCTACTGACTCTGCTGTTGATATGAGAGCTGAAATGATGCAGATTTTAGAGCAAGTTGGTCTTGAAGTTATGCTTGGTCACCACGAAGTTGCACAAGGTCAGCACGAGCTAGGTATAGTTTTCTCTGACATCATCGGTGCTGCTGATAATGTTCAAATATACAAATATGTTGTAAAAATGGTAGCTCACCTAAATGGTAAAACTGCTACATTTATGCCTAAGCCACTTTATGGTGACAACGGAAATGGTATGCATGTTCATCAATCACTATGGAAAGATGGTAAAAACCTTTTCTATGCTCCAGGTGAATATGCAAACTTAAGTACAATGGCTAAAAACTATACAGGTGGTATCTTTAAACATGCTGCTGCTGTTTCTGCTTTTACAAATCCTACTACAAACTCATACAAGAGACTTTTACCAGGATTTGAAGCTCCTTCAATCCTAACTTACTCTTCTCAAAACCGTTCTGCTGCTTGTCGTATTCCTTACGGTGCAGGTGAAATGGCTACTAGAATTGAAATGCGTTTCCCAGATTCTACTGCTTGTCCTTACTTAGCATTTGCAGTAATGATGATGGCTGGACTTGACGGTATAAAAGAGCAAACTGTTCCTGTTGGTCCAATGGATGAAGATTTATTTGAGCTTTCTCTTGATGAAATTCGTGAGAAAAAAATTCCTCAAATGCCACACACACTTCGTGAAGCATTAGAAGGTCTAATTGGTGATAATGATTTCTTAAAACCTGTATTTACTCAAGAGTTTATAAATGCTTATCAACATTATAGATTTGAGCGTGATGTATGGCCAGATGAAGGTCGTCCAACTGCTTATGAGTTTAAAACTACTTACCAATGCTAG
- a CDS encoding AEC family transporter, which produces MSSIIFSILSIYIFIVIGFIAKLSFKEKIDDKTINLINVYFLQVFLTFWGLLIKPIDITLLYAPSIYLVIVIILLLVSIFTAKKLFSSPKDYSIATVAAIIGNTGNLGIPINIAIFGEESIPYTTVVNLVNVFVVYTVGVFYYSRGTYNIKTSLLNIIKIPILWASIIAILLSIYGYKPSGAIANMLMMGAYASMTMQLFLFGIYLYGTKIKEVSKSLIVWVISFKFVLLPLIAFIVLYFLELDSMIKGIIFIELMMPLAVTNVNLASLYDCKPKIVTALVFISSVIFLGVIFIAVKALEYL; this is translated from the coding sequence ATGAGTTCAATAATATTTTCTATTCTTAGCATCTATATTTTCATCGTGATTGGTTTTATAGCAAAGCTAAGTTTTAAAGAAAAAATTGATGATAAAACCATAAACCTTATAAATGTATATTTTCTGCAAGTCTTTTTAACCTTTTGGGGACTTTTAATTAAACCTATTGACATAACACTTTTATATGCGCCTAGCATCTACCTCGTTATTGTTATTATTTTACTTTTAGTTTCTATATTTACTGCCAAAAAACTATTTTCATCTCCTAAAGATTACTCCATTGCAACAGTTGCGGCCATCATAGGTAATACTGGGAACTTAGGAATCCCTATAAACATAGCTATATTTGGAGAAGAGTCTATTCCCTATACAACTGTCGTAAATCTTGTGAATGTTTTTGTAGTTTACACAGTTGGTGTTTTTTACTACTCTCGCGGAACTTATAACATTAAAACTTCTCTATTAAACATCATAAAAATACCTATTTTATGGGCTTCTATCATTGCCATACTACTTAGCATCTATGGTTATAAACCTTCTGGTGCAATAGCAAATATGTTAATGATGGGAGCGTACGCCTCTATGACTATGCAACTCTTTTTATTTGGTATCTACCTTTATGGAACTAAGATAAAAGAAGTCAGTAAGAGCCTAATTGTCTGGGTAATTAGTTTTAAATTTGTTCTGTTACCTCTTATTGCTTTCATTGTTCTTTACTTTTTAGAGCTAGATTCCATGATAAAAGGCATAATCTTTATAGAACTTATGATGCCTCTTGCAGTTACAAATGTAAACTTAGCATCTCTGTATGATTGCAAACCAAAAATTGTAACTGCTTTAGTCTTCATTTCATCTGTTATATTTTTAGGTGTAATTTTTATAGCCGTTAAAGCATTAGAGTATTTATGA
- a CDS encoding thioredoxin family protein, translating to MQTIKNIQKCINENIAVMVYFSAPTCKICHALKPKLLQALDANFKEFKIQSVDISLTEEIAPYFGVYAIPSVLVFLDSKEFLRKSRHMSVDEVIREIKRPYEIMTS from the coding sequence ATGCAAACAATCAAAAATATTCAAAAATGTATAAATGAAAACATAGCGGTAATGGTTTACTTTTCCGCTCCAACTTGTAAAATCTGTCATGCACTAAAACCTAAACTTTTGCAAGCTTTAGATGCTAACTTTAAAGAGTTTAAAATTCAGAGTGTTGATATCTCACTAACTGAAGAAATAGCTCCATATTTTGGAGTATATGCCATTCCTTCTGTTTTGGTTTTTCTTGATTCAAAAGAGTTTTTACGAAAATCTCGTCATATGAGTGTTGATGAGGTTATTCGTGAAATAAAAAGACCGTACGAGATTATGACTTCATGA
- a CDS encoding SDR family NAD(P)-dependent oxidoreductase gives MKKSILITGCSSGIGYDTAHYLHQNGYKVYATARKEEDVKRLRSEGLDAYLLDVTDATNIKKTLDFITKDKELYAVFNNAGFGQPGAVEDITTEVLKEQFETNFFGLHELTRQSLKIMRKQGYGRILQHSSVLGIISLRFRGAYNASKYAIEGLCDTLRLELMDTDIFVCTINTGPVRSDFRQNAIKMFKKNVISEGSIFEKAYKEELLESKEEKENDPFTKNSDIVIKNIVHALQAKKPQPRYYNTLATHLLGTLKRVLTTSMLDKVLRKI, from the coding sequence ATGAAAAAAAGTATTTTAATAACTGGTTGTTCTAGTGGCATCGGGTATGATACTGCCCACTATTTACATCAAAATGGCTATAAAGTTTACGCAACTGCTAGAAAAGAAGAAGATGTAAAAAGATTAAGAAGTGAAGGTTTAGATGCTTATTTACTTGATGTTACAGATGCAACAAACATTAAAAAGACACTAGATTTTATAACAAAAGACAAAGAGCTTTATGCAGTTTTTAATAACGCTGGGTTTGGACAACCTGGAGCAGTTGAAGATATAACAACTGAAGTTTTAAAAGAGCAGTTTGAAACAAACTTTTTTGGACTCCACGAGCTAACAAGGCAAAGTCTTAAAATTATGCGAAAACAAGGATATGGAAGAATTTTGCAACACTCCTCTGTTTTAGGAATTATTTCTCTTCGTTTTCGTGGAGCTTACAATGCATCTAAGTATGCCATAGAAGGACTGTGTGATACACTTCGTTTAGAACTAATGGATACAGATATATTTGTTTGCACCATAAATACAGGTCCTGTTAGGTCTGACTTTAGACAAAATGCTATAAAAATGTTTAAAAAGAATGTCATTTCAGAGGGAAGTATTTTTGAAAAAGCGTACAAAGAAGAACTTTTAGAGTCAAAAGAAGAAAAAGAAAATGACCCTTTCACTAAAAACTCAGATATAGTTATAAAAAATATAGTTCATGCACTTCAAGCAAAAAAACCACAACCAAGATATTATAACACTTTAGCCACTCATTTATTAGGAACTCTAAAAAGAGTTTTGACTACGAGTATGCTTGATAAGGTTTTGAGAAAAATCTAG